A DNA window from Arachis hypogaea cultivar Tifrunner chromosome 18, arahy.Tifrunner.gnm2.J5K5, whole genome shotgun sequence contains the following coding sequences:
- the LOC112770859 gene encoding protein IQ-DOMAIN 10 has protein sequence MGATKGCWILFKQKKKPKEDKSQEEKVNPTEEKINEESLNGKQSSNEESSSIIPNEGGLIMDRTVPSRLIDNIAATRIQNAFRSFMARRTLNHLKGAEKFEALIQDHLAREQTATALSYIHSWSRIQDEIKARRICMITEARVKQRRLESQLKLEAKIHQLEVEWCGGSETMEEIISRLYQREEAAIKRERAMAYAFSHQWRPNCSQYFGQASYSLGKESWGWSWTERWVAARPWEIRVRVHTSKVKKLNSLQQKSKLDKMDDNKSKVPSATPALSNGKGKENDTWELSKNCIPE, from the exons GTAAATCCTACCGAAGAAAAGATAAACGAAGAATCCTTGAATGGAAAGCAAAGCAGTAATGAAGAGTCAAGTAGCATCATCCCTAATGAAGGTGGTTTGATAATGGACAGAACAGTTCCTTCAAGGTTGATTGATAATATTGCTGCTACAAGGATCCAAAATGCATTTCGCTCTTTTATG GCAAGAAGAACATTAAACCATCTAAAGGGAGCAGAGAAATTTGAAGCTTTGATTCAAGATCACCTGGCCAGAGAGCAAACAGCAACTGCATTAAGCTATATACATTCATGGAGCAGAATACAAGACGAGATTAAAGCTCGCAGAATCTGTATGATAACAGAAGCTCGTGTTAAGCAACGGAGATTGGAAAGCCAGCTAAAACTCGAAGCTAAGATTCATCAGCTAGAG GTGGAATGGTGCGGCGGTTCAGAAACAATGGAAGAGATAATTTCAAGGTTATATCAGAGAGAAGAAGCCGCAATTAAACGCGAGCGAGCCATGGCATATGCCTTCTCTCATCAG TGGAGGCCAAACTGTAGCCAATATTTCGGTCAGGCTTCCTATAGTCTCGGTAAGGAAAGCTGGGGTTGGAGCTGGACGGAGCGTTGGGTTGCAGCGCGTCCTTGGGAAATCCGGGTACGAGTTCATACCTCCAAGGTAAAGAAACTCAATAGCCTGCAGCAAAAGTCCAAGTTAGATAAGATGGACGATAACAAGAGCAAAGTTCCCTCAGCTACTCCTGCCCTGTCGAAtgggaaaggaaaagaaaacgaCACTTGGGAGTTGTCAAAGAACTGTATACCTGAATAG
- the LOC112771004 gene encoding uncharacterized protein isoform X2, producing the protein MVPTRIASLSCFRLHQHMGTLFHSIFNLPPFASFHFPIFHFTSIVSATNLDDHDHDCERNSKRNDFRNFLRDKCKLGKLSNVGEAFDLFHSMAMMKPLPSVFDFTLLLGVIVRMKHYTTAISLVQYMYSSLGIKPDCFTLNIVINCLCRIKLTPFGFSVFASMLKLGLEPPLSTFTALINGLCMQGDVARAVGMVESLKSMGYQLDVYTYGALINGLCKMGDTNAAIGWLHKMEERDCRSNVVVHSTIIDSLCKDGLVSEALNMFSEMCSKGIKPNIVTYSCLIQGLCNFGRWKDAASLLDEMMKVGMMPDLQTLNILVDVFCKDGKVMQAKSAIGFMILMGERPDAFTYNALIDRQKEMNEAMKIFNSMVTRGCLPDIVTYTSLIHGWCMIKNINKAMHLLNEMFNAGFVPDVVTWTTLIGGFCRVGRPLAAKELFFSMHKHGQMPNLQTCAVMLDGLCKSQLLSEATSLFELMEKSGLDLNIVIYNIMLDGMWAAGEVNGAWKLFSSLPAKGLQINLYTYNIMVKGQCKQGLIDEAEDLLTNMEENGCPPNYSTYNVFVQGLLIKKDSLRSMKYLQIMTDKGFSVDATTTELIINYLSTNQGDGAFREFLFPKR; encoded by the coding sequence ATGGTGCCAACCCGAATAGCTTCTCTGTCTTGTTTTCGCCTTCATCAACACATGGGTACTCTCTTTCACTCCATTTTCAATCTTCCTCCTTTTGCTTCTTTCCATTTCCCCATATTTCACTTTACTTCTATAGTTAGTGCCACAAACCTTGATGATCATGATCATGATTGTGAGAGGAATAGCAAAAGAAACGACTTCAGGAACTTCTTGAGAGACAAGTGTAAGCTTGGTAAACTGAGTAATGTTGGTGAAGCTTTTGACTTGTTTCATTCTATGGCTATGATGAAGCCTTTGCCATCTGTGTTTGACTTCACTTTGTTGTTGGGTGTGATTGTGAGGATGAAGCATTACACAACTGCGATATCTTTGGTTCAATACATGTATTCTTCTTTGGGCATAAAACCTGATTGCTTTACTCTTAATATTGTGATTAATTGCCTTTGTCGAATAAAGTTGACGCCTTTCGGGTTCTCTGTTTTTGCGAGCATGCTCAAGCTTGGATTGGAGCCACCTCTGTCGACTTTCACTGCTCTCATTAATGGGCTTTGCATGCAAGGCGATGTGGCTCGGGCAGTGGGGATGGTTGAAAGTTTGAAAAGCATGGGTTATCAATTGGATGTTTACACTTATGGAGCGTTGATTAATGGATTGTGTAAGATGGGCGACACTAATGCAGCTATTGGGTGGCTACATAAGATGGAAGAAAGAGATTGTAGATCCAATGTTGTAGTTCACAGCACAATTATTGATAGTTTGTGCAAGGATGGATTGGTGTCTGAGGCTTTAAATATGTTCTCAGAAATGTGCAGCAAAGGTATTAAACCAAATATTGTCACATACAGTTGTTTGATTCAAGGTCTTTGCAATTTTGGCAGATGGAAAGATGCTGCTTCCCTGCTGGATGAGATGATGAAAGTGGGGATGATGCCAGATTTGCAAACTCTAAACATTTTAGTGGATGTTTTCTGCAAAGATGGAAAAGTTATGCAGGCTAAGAGTGCAATTGGATTTATGATTCTGATGGGCGAGCGGCCAGATGCCTTTACCTATAATGCATTGATTGATAGACAAAAGGAAATGAATGAGGCCATGAAAATATTTAACTCAATGGTTACTAGGGGCTGTTTACCTGACATTGTAACTTACACATCACTTATACATGGATGGTGTATgattaaaaacataaataagGCTATGCATCTTTTGAATGAAATGTTCAATGCTGGATTCGTTCCCGATGTTGTCACTTGGACCACTCTTATCGGTGGGTTTTGTCGAGTTGGTCGACCATTGGCTGCAAAAGAACTCTTTTTTAGTATGCACAAACATGGCCAGATGCCCAATCTCCAGACTTGTGCTGTTATGTTGGATGGTCTATGTAAATCCCAGCTTCTTTCCGAGGCAACATCGTTGTTTGAATTAATGGAGAAGAGTGGTCTGGATCTTAACATTGTGATTTATAATATTATGCTTGATGGAATGTGGGCCGCTGGAGAAGTAAACGGGGCATGGAAACTTTTTTCTTCTTTGCCTGCTAAAGGTCTGCAAATTAATTTGTATACTTATAACATTATGGTTAAAGGTCAATGTAAACAAGGTTTAATAGATGAAGCTGAAGACTTACTTACGAACATGGAAGAGAATGGCTGCCCGCCAAACTACTCCACTTACAATGTCTTTGTCCAAGGGTTACTAATTAAAAAGGATTCTTTAAGGTCCATGAAATACCTTCAAATAATGACAGACAAAGGCTTTTCAGTAGATGCTACCACCACAGAATTGATTATCAATTACTTATCCACTAATCAAGGAGACGGTGCATTTCGAGAATTTTTGTTCCCAAAAAGATAG
- the LOC112769287 gene encoding protein NUCLEOLAR FACTOR 1 isoform X2, translating to MTQRADAGKKKKSSKQKPNNMNVNILQTDPPTSNLKRKRQKVKRDEMKKEAELPAHRKRKDDHDDEEDFNDDSPRNSDAERMLQDSDDNDSQSTGSETEYDAEFSQSDEEDVGIDGQPNYEDSVHLSSFNLYLEHNLTKEEIDNQKGSKFKWEVPAIGMSSCKWIGTGENILEDLNSNSFDGLIPRLYEHWMDVYKTSGGKDLNSSMQKIFFSLCSRYRDILHCNKKPFYVKGLEDTSIMDAYIMHSLNHVFKTKDCVKKNDAKLSRDGESAGSDKFRDQGFTRPKVLILLPMASIVYRVVKRLIQLTPSAHKVNVEHMDRFLTKFGSEEGNEENDHDSENKKPQKTSKPSDYEVLFGGNNEDDFMIGIKFTRKTIKLFSDFHTSDIIVASALSLVNKIEEAGCNKEKDVDFLSSIEVLIIDHADVIAMQVFIDHLNRLPSKQPGTDVMRIRPWYLDDNARFYRQTIVLGFYSNPDINASFNHQCCNYEGKVKLVCDYKGVLHKVLPEIRQIYERFHVDSIVDADDARFDYFVKKVFPRIKDSDQGGIMIFISSYSEFIRIRNFLKSQNASFCLLGEYTTQSDISRARNWFNEGKRKIMLYTERSHFYHRYKIRGVQNLIMYSLPERKEFFPEILNMLDGSASMACTLMFSSLDKFRLERIVGTNKAKRMVTAEKSVFVFCH from the exons ATGACGCAGAGAGCTGACGCTG ggaagaagaagaagtcatCCAAACAGAAACCCAATAATATGAATGTGAATATTCTGCAGACTGATCCTCCTACTTCTAACCTTAAAAG GAAAAGGCAAAAAGTTAAACGTGACGAAATGAAGAAAGAGGCGGAGCTCCCTGCGCATCGGAAGCGGAAGGATGACCATGATGATGAAGAAG ATTTTAATGATGATTCTCCTAGAAACAGTGACGCGGAAAGGATGTTGCAAGATTCAGATGACAATGATTCTCAATCAACAGGCTCTGAGACTGAATATGATGCTGAGTTTTCTCAGTCAGATGAAGAGGATGTTGGAATTGATGGTCAACCAAATTATGAGGATTCAGTGCACTTAag TTCTTTTAACCTATATTTGGAACATAATTTAACAAAAGAAGAGATAGACAACCAAAAGGGTTCCAAATTTAAATGGGAGGTACCAGCCATTGGCATGTCGAGTTGCAAATGGATAGGAACTGGAGAAAATATTTTGGAG GATTTGAACTCCAATTCTTTCGATGGTCTGATACCAAGGTTGTATGAGCACTGGATGGATGTCTACAAGACATCTGGGGGCAAGGATTTGAATTCATCtatgcaaaaaatatttttctcccttt GCAGCAGATACCGGGATATACTGCACTGTAATAAGAAACCATTCTATGTCAAAGGTCTTGAAGATACAAGCATCATGGATGCATACATAATGCATTCT CTCAATCATGTGTTCAAAACTAAAGATTGTGTGAAAAAGAATGATGCAAAATTATCCAGAGATGGAGAGAGTGCTGGTAGCGACAAATTCCGAGATCAAGGTTTTACTCGTCCAAAG GTTTTAATTTTATTGCCAATGGCAAGCATCGTGTATCGTGTTGTGAAGAGGCTTATACAACTTACACCTTCAGCTCACAAG GTTAATGTTGAGCATATGGATCGTTTTTTAACTAAATTTGGAAGTGAAGAGGGCAATGAGGAAAATGACCATGATTCTGAAAATAAAAAACCTCAAAAAACATCCAAACCATCTGACTATGAAGTACTTTTTGGTGGCAATAATGAGGACGATTTTATGATCGGCATCAAATTTACTAG GAAGACAATTAAGTTGTTCAGCGATTTCCATACCTCAGACATCATTGTTGCTTCAGCGCTTTCCTTGGTTAAT AAAATTGAAGAGGCCGGGTGTAACAAGGAAAAAGATGTAGATTTTCTTTCATCGATCGAG GTGCTGATTATTGATCATGCTGATGTAATAGCAATGCAGGTTT TTATTGACCACTTGAACCGTTTACCATCGAAGCAGCCTGGAACTGATGTTATGCGCATTAGACCATG gtATCTTGATGATAATGCCAGATTTTACAGGCAAACAATTGTTCTGGGGTTTTATTCAAATCCAG ATATAAATGCTTCATTCAATCATCAGTGCTGTAATTATGAAGGGAAG GTGAAGCTGGTTTGTGATTATAAAGGTGTTTTACACAAAGTTCTTCCCGAAATAAGACAA ATCTATGAACGATTTCATGTAGACTCAATAGTAGATGCTGATGATGCTCGCTTTGATTATTTTGTTAAGAAG GTTTTCCCACGGATCAAAGATTCTGATCAG GGAGGCATTATGATATTTATCAGTTCTTACTCTGAATTTATTCGAATCCGAAATTTTTTGAAGTCACAGAATGCTTCATTTTGTCTTCTTGGGGA GTATACGACCCAAAGTGACATTTCTCGTGCACGTAATTGGTTCAATGAAGGAAAAAGGAAGATCATGCTTTACACCGAGAGGTCTCACTTCTACCACCGATACAAG ATTCGTGGAGTTCAGAACTTAATCATGTATTCACTACCAGAAAGGAAGGAGTTTTTCCCTGAG ATTCTGAATATGCTTGATGGGTCTGCCAGTATGGCATGCACTCTTATGTTTTCTTCCCTTGACAAGTTTCGG ctggaaagaattgtTGGGACTAATAAAGCAAAAAGGATGGTGACGGCTGAGAAATCTGTATTTGTCTTTTGTCATTAG
- the LOC112769287 gene encoding protein NUCLEOLAR FACTOR 1 isoform X3 — translation MLQDSDDNDSQSTGSETEYDAEFSQSDEEDVGIDGQPNYEDSVHLSSFNLYLEHNLTKEEIDNQKGSKFKWEVPAIGMSSCKWIGTGENILEDLNSNSFDGLIPRLYEHWMDVYKTSGGKDLNSSMQKIFFSLCSRYRDILHCNKKPFYVKGLEDTSIMDAYIMHSLNHVFKTKDCVKKNDAKLSRDGESAGSDKFRDQGFTRPKVLILLPMASIVYRVVKRLIQLTPSAHKVNVEHMDRFLTKFGSEEGNEENDHDSENKKPQKTSKPSDYEVLFGGNNEDDFMIGIKFTRKTIKLFSDFHTSDIIVASALSLVNKIEEAGCNKEKDVDFLSSIEVLIIDHADVIAMQNWYHVHTVIDHLNRLPSKQPGTDVMRIRPWYLDDNARFYRQTIVLGFYSNPDINASFNHQCCNYEGKVKLVCDYKGVLHKVLPEIRQIYERFHVDSIVDADDARFDYFVKKVFPRIKDSDQGGIMIFISSYSEFIRIRNFLKSQNASFCLLGEYTTQSDISRARNWFNEGKRKIMLYTERSHFYHRYKIRGVQNLIMYSLPERKEFFPEILNMLDGSASMACTLMFSSLDKFRLERIVGTNKAKRMVTAEKSVFVFCH, via the exons ATGTTGCAAGATTCAGATGACAATGATTCTCAATCAACAGGCTCTGAGACTGAATATGATGCTGAGTTTTCTCAGTCAGATGAAGAGGATGTTGGAATTGATGGTCAACCAAATTATGAGGATTCAGTGCACTTAag TTCTTTTAACCTATATTTGGAACATAATTTAACAAAAGAAGAGATAGACAACCAAAAGGGTTCCAAATTTAAATGGGAGGTACCAGCCATTGGCATGTCGAGTTGCAAATGGATAGGAACTGGAGAAAATATTTTGGAG GATTTGAACTCCAATTCTTTCGATGGTCTGATACCAAGGTTGTATGAGCACTGGATGGATGTCTACAAGACATCTGGGGGCAAGGATTTGAATTCATCtatgcaaaaaatatttttctcccttt GCAGCAGATACCGGGATATACTGCACTGTAATAAGAAACCATTCTATGTCAAAGGTCTTGAAGATACAAGCATCATGGATGCATACATAATGCATTCT CTCAATCATGTGTTCAAAACTAAAGATTGTGTGAAAAAGAATGATGCAAAATTATCCAGAGATGGAGAGAGTGCTGGTAGCGACAAATTCCGAGATCAAGGTTTTACTCGTCCAAAG GTTTTAATTTTATTGCCAATGGCAAGCATCGTGTATCGTGTTGTGAAGAGGCTTATACAACTTACACCTTCAGCTCACAAG GTTAATGTTGAGCATATGGATCGTTTTTTAACTAAATTTGGAAGTGAAGAGGGCAATGAGGAAAATGACCATGATTCTGAAAATAAAAAACCTCAAAAAACATCCAAACCATCTGACTATGAAGTACTTTTTGGTGGCAATAATGAGGACGATTTTATGATCGGCATCAAATTTACTAG GAAGACAATTAAGTTGTTCAGCGATTTCCATACCTCAGACATCATTGTTGCTTCAGCGCTTTCCTTGGTTAAT AAAATTGAAGAGGCCGGGTGTAACAAGGAAAAAGATGTAGATTTTCTTTCATCGATCGAG GTGCTGATTATTGATCATGCTGATGTAATAGCAATGCAG AATTGGTATCATGTACATACAGTTATTGACCACTTGAACCGTTTACCATCGAAGCAGCCTGGAACTGATGTTATGCGCATTAGACCATG gtATCTTGATGATAATGCCAGATTTTACAGGCAAACAATTGTTCTGGGGTTTTATTCAAATCCAG ATATAAATGCTTCATTCAATCATCAGTGCTGTAATTATGAAGGGAAG GTGAAGCTGGTTTGTGATTATAAAGGTGTTTTACACAAAGTTCTTCCCGAAATAAGACAA ATCTATGAACGATTTCATGTAGACTCAATAGTAGATGCTGATGATGCTCGCTTTGATTATTTTGTTAAGAAG GTTTTCCCACGGATCAAAGATTCTGATCAG GGAGGCATTATGATATTTATCAGTTCTTACTCTGAATTTATTCGAATCCGAAATTTTTTGAAGTCACAGAATGCTTCATTTTGTCTTCTTGGGGA GTATACGACCCAAAGTGACATTTCTCGTGCACGTAATTGGTTCAATGAAGGAAAAAGGAAGATCATGCTTTACACCGAGAGGTCTCACTTCTACCACCGATACAAG ATTCGTGGAGTTCAGAACTTAATCATGTATTCACTACCAGAAAGGAAGGAGTTTTTCCCTGAG ATTCTGAATATGCTTGATGGGTCTGCCAGTATGGCATGCACTCTTATGTTTTCTTCCCTTGACAAGTTTCGG ctggaaagaattgtTGGGACTAATAAAGCAAAAAGGATGGTGACGGCTGAGAAATCTGTATTTGTCTTTTGTCATTAG
- the LOC112769287 gene encoding protein NUCLEOLAR FACTOR 1 isoform X1 has protein sequence MTQRADAGKKKKSSKQKPNNMNVNILQTDPPTSNLKRKRQKVKRDEMKKEAELPAHRKRKDDHDDEEDFNDDSPRNSDAERMLQDSDDNDSQSTGSETEYDAEFSQSDEEDVGIDGQPNYEDSVHLSSFNLYLEHNLTKEEIDNQKGSKFKWEVPAIGMSSCKWIGTGENILEDLNSNSFDGLIPRLYEHWMDVYKTSGGKDLNSSMQKIFFSLCSRYRDILHCNKKPFYVKGLEDTSIMDAYIMHSLNHVFKTKDCVKKNDAKLSRDGESAGSDKFRDQGFTRPKVLILLPMASIVYRVVKRLIQLTPSAHKVNVEHMDRFLTKFGSEEGNEENDHDSENKKPQKTSKPSDYEVLFGGNNEDDFMIGIKFTRKTIKLFSDFHTSDIIVASALSLVNKIEEAGCNKEKDVDFLSSIEVLIIDHADVIAMQNWYHVHTVIDHLNRLPSKQPGTDVMRIRPWYLDDNARFYRQTIVLGFYSNPDINASFNHQCCNYEGKVKLVCDYKGVLHKVLPEIRQIYERFHVDSIVDADDARFDYFVKKVFPRIKDSDQGGIMIFISSYSEFIRIRNFLKSQNASFCLLGEYTTQSDISRARNWFNEGKRKIMLYTERSHFYHRYKIRGVQNLIMYSLPERKEFFPEILNMLDGSASMACTLMFSSLDKFRLERIVGTNKAKRMVTAEKSVFVFCH, from the exons ATGACGCAGAGAGCTGACGCTG ggaagaagaagaagtcatCCAAACAGAAACCCAATAATATGAATGTGAATATTCTGCAGACTGATCCTCCTACTTCTAACCTTAAAAG GAAAAGGCAAAAAGTTAAACGTGACGAAATGAAGAAAGAGGCGGAGCTCCCTGCGCATCGGAAGCGGAAGGATGACCATGATGATGAAGAAG ATTTTAATGATGATTCTCCTAGAAACAGTGACGCGGAAAGGATGTTGCAAGATTCAGATGACAATGATTCTCAATCAACAGGCTCTGAGACTGAATATGATGCTGAGTTTTCTCAGTCAGATGAAGAGGATGTTGGAATTGATGGTCAACCAAATTATGAGGATTCAGTGCACTTAag TTCTTTTAACCTATATTTGGAACATAATTTAACAAAAGAAGAGATAGACAACCAAAAGGGTTCCAAATTTAAATGGGAGGTACCAGCCATTGGCATGTCGAGTTGCAAATGGATAGGAACTGGAGAAAATATTTTGGAG GATTTGAACTCCAATTCTTTCGATGGTCTGATACCAAGGTTGTATGAGCACTGGATGGATGTCTACAAGACATCTGGGGGCAAGGATTTGAATTCATCtatgcaaaaaatatttttctcccttt GCAGCAGATACCGGGATATACTGCACTGTAATAAGAAACCATTCTATGTCAAAGGTCTTGAAGATACAAGCATCATGGATGCATACATAATGCATTCT CTCAATCATGTGTTCAAAACTAAAGATTGTGTGAAAAAGAATGATGCAAAATTATCCAGAGATGGAGAGAGTGCTGGTAGCGACAAATTCCGAGATCAAGGTTTTACTCGTCCAAAG GTTTTAATTTTATTGCCAATGGCAAGCATCGTGTATCGTGTTGTGAAGAGGCTTATACAACTTACACCTTCAGCTCACAAG GTTAATGTTGAGCATATGGATCGTTTTTTAACTAAATTTGGAAGTGAAGAGGGCAATGAGGAAAATGACCATGATTCTGAAAATAAAAAACCTCAAAAAACATCCAAACCATCTGACTATGAAGTACTTTTTGGTGGCAATAATGAGGACGATTTTATGATCGGCATCAAATTTACTAG GAAGACAATTAAGTTGTTCAGCGATTTCCATACCTCAGACATCATTGTTGCTTCAGCGCTTTCCTTGGTTAAT AAAATTGAAGAGGCCGGGTGTAACAAGGAAAAAGATGTAGATTTTCTTTCATCGATCGAG GTGCTGATTATTGATCATGCTGATGTAATAGCAATGCAG AATTGGTATCATGTACATACAGTTATTGACCACTTGAACCGTTTACCATCGAAGCAGCCTGGAACTGATGTTATGCGCATTAGACCATG gtATCTTGATGATAATGCCAGATTTTACAGGCAAACAATTGTTCTGGGGTTTTATTCAAATCCAG ATATAAATGCTTCATTCAATCATCAGTGCTGTAATTATGAAGGGAAG GTGAAGCTGGTTTGTGATTATAAAGGTGTTTTACACAAAGTTCTTCCCGAAATAAGACAA ATCTATGAACGATTTCATGTAGACTCAATAGTAGATGCTGATGATGCTCGCTTTGATTATTTTGTTAAGAAG GTTTTCCCACGGATCAAAGATTCTGATCAG GGAGGCATTATGATATTTATCAGTTCTTACTCTGAATTTATTCGAATCCGAAATTTTTTGAAGTCACAGAATGCTTCATTTTGTCTTCTTGGGGA GTATACGACCCAAAGTGACATTTCTCGTGCACGTAATTGGTTCAATGAAGGAAAAAGGAAGATCATGCTTTACACCGAGAGGTCTCACTTCTACCACCGATACAAG ATTCGTGGAGTTCAGAACTTAATCATGTATTCACTACCAGAAAGGAAGGAGTTTTTCCCTGAG ATTCTGAATATGCTTGATGGGTCTGCCAGTATGGCATGCACTCTTATGTTTTCTTCCCTTGACAAGTTTCGG ctggaaagaattgtTGGGACTAATAAAGCAAAAAGGATGGTGACGGCTGAGAAATCTGTATTTGTCTTTTGTCATTAG
- the LOC112771004 gene encoding uncharacterized protein isoform X1 — MVLSRCFYLYEEASTVWRVFEGMVPTRIASLSCFRLHQHMGTLFHSIFNLPPFASFHFPIFHFTSIVSATNLDDHDHDCERNSKRNDFRNFLRDKCKLGKLSNVGEAFDLFHSMAMMKPLPSVFDFTLLLGVIVRMKHYTTAISLVQYMYSSLGIKPDCFTLNIVINCLCRIKLTPFGFSVFASMLKLGLEPPLSTFTALINGLCMQGDVARAVGMVESLKSMGYQLDVYTYGALINGLCKMGDTNAAIGWLHKMEERDCRSNVVVHSTIIDSLCKDGLVSEALNMFSEMCSKGIKPNIVTYSCLIQGLCNFGRWKDAASLLDEMMKVGMMPDLQTLNILVDVFCKDGKVMQAKSAIGFMILMGERPDAFTYNALIDRQKEMNEAMKIFNSMVTRGCLPDIVTYTSLIHGWCMIKNINKAMHLLNEMFNAGFVPDVVTWTTLIGGFCRVGRPLAAKELFFSMHKHGQMPNLQTCAVMLDGLCKSQLLSEATSLFELMEKSGLDLNIVIYNIMLDGMWAAGEVNGAWKLFSSLPAKGLQINLYTYNIMVKGQCKQGLIDEAEDLLTNMEENGCPPNYSTYNVFVQGLLIKKDSLRSMKYLQIMTDKGFSVDATTTELIINYLSTNQGDGAFREFLFPKR; from the exons ATGGTCCTCTCCAGA TGCTTTTACCTGTACGAGGAAGCATCGACGGTGTGGCGCGTGTTTGAAGGAATGGTGCCAACCCGAATAGCTTCTCTGTCTTGTTTTCGCCTTCATCAACACATGGGTACTCTCTTTCACTCCATTTTCAATCTTCCTCCTTTTGCTTCTTTCCATTTCCCCATATTTCACTTTACTTCTATAGTTAGTGCCACAAACCTTGATGATCATGATCATGATTGTGAGAGGAATAGCAAAAGAAACGACTTCAGGAACTTCTTGAGAGACAAGTGTAAGCTTGGTAAACTGAGTAATGTTGGTGAAGCTTTTGACTTGTTTCATTCTATGGCTATGATGAAGCCTTTGCCATCTGTGTTTGACTTCACTTTGTTGTTGGGTGTGATTGTGAGGATGAAGCATTACACAACTGCGATATCTTTGGTTCAATACATGTATTCTTCTTTGGGCATAAAACCTGATTGCTTTACTCTTAATATTGTGATTAATTGCCTTTGTCGAATAAAGTTGACGCCTTTCGGGTTCTCTGTTTTTGCGAGCATGCTCAAGCTTGGATTGGAGCCACCTCTGTCGACTTTCACTGCTCTCATTAATGGGCTTTGCATGCAAGGCGATGTGGCTCGGGCAGTGGGGATGGTTGAAAGTTTGAAAAGCATGGGTTATCAATTGGATGTTTACACTTATGGAGCGTTGATTAATGGATTGTGTAAGATGGGCGACACTAATGCAGCTATTGGGTGGCTACATAAGATGGAAGAAAGAGATTGTAGATCCAATGTTGTAGTTCACAGCACAATTATTGATAGTTTGTGCAAGGATGGATTGGTGTCTGAGGCTTTAAATATGTTCTCAGAAATGTGCAGCAAAGGTATTAAACCAAATATTGTCACATACAGTTGTTTGATTCAAGGTCTTTGCAATTTTGGCAGATGGAAAGATGCTGCTTCCCTGCTGGATGAGATGATGAAAGTGGGGATGATGCCAGATTTGCAAACTCTAAACATTTTAGTGGATGTTTTCTGCAAAGATGGAAAAGTTATGCAGGCTAAGAGTGCAATTGGATTTATGATTCTGATGGGCGAGCGGCCAGATGCCTTTACCTATAATGCATTGATTGATAGACAAAAGGAAATGAATGAGGCCATGAAAATATTTAACTCAATGGTTACTAGGGGCTGTTTACCTGACATTGTAACTTACACATCACTTATACATGGATGGTGTATgattaaaaacataaataagGCTATGCATCTTTTGAATGAAATGTTCAATGCTGGATTCGTTCCCGATGTTGTCACTTGGACCACTCTTATCGGTGGGTTTTGTCGAGTTGGTCGACCATTGGCTGCAAAAGAACTCTTTTTTAGTATGCACAAACATGGCCAGATGCCCAATCTCCAGACTTGTGCTGTTATGTTGGATGGTCTATGTAAATCCCAGCTTCTTTCCGAGGCAACATCGTTGTTTGAATTAATGGAGAAGAGTGGTCTGGATCTTAACATTGTGATTTATAATATTATGCTTGATGGAATGTGGGCCGCTGGAGAAGTAAACGGGGCATGGAAACTTTTTTCTTCTTTGCCTGCTAAAGGTCTGCAAATTAATTTGTATACTTATAACATTATGGTTAAAGGTCAATGTAAACAAGGTTTAATAGATGAAGCTGAAGACTTACTTACGAACATGGAAGAGAATGGCTGCCCGCCAAACTACTCCACTTACAATGTCTTTGTCCAAGGGTTACTAATTAAAAAGGATTCTTTAAGGTCCATGAAATACCTTCAAATAATGACAGACAAAGGCTTTTCAGTAGATGCTACCACCACAGAATTGATTATCAATTACTTATCCACTAATCAAGGAGACGGTGCATTTCGAGAATTTTTGTTCCCAAAAAGATAG